In a genomic window of Gloeocapsopsis dulcis:
- the cysT gene encoding sulfate ABC transporter permease subunit CysT, with amino-acid sequence MAVSPSIKRTSSRNPLWHIGNISWAWRITWSYLTIMLFLPAAALFLMASTVSPARFWQIATDPVALSTYEVTFVTALVTALINAVFGTLIAWVLVRFDFPLKRIVDAAIDLPFALPTAVAGLTLATVYSQNGWIGSLLAPWGIQIAFTRWGVGIAMLFISLPFVVRAVQPVLQEMEKDIEEAAWSLGATQLQTFWRVILPPLLPALLTGIALGFSRAVGEFGSIVIVAANIPFRDLITSVLVFQRLEQYDYAGATVLGTVLLAISLLVLVGINVIQAWRKRYES; translated from the coding sequence ATGGCTGTATCTCCCTCTATCAAACGAACGTCATCTAGAAATCCGCTGTGGCACATTGGCAATATTTCTTGGGCTTGGCGGATTACTTGGAGTTACTTAACAATCATGCTGTTTTTGCCAGCAGCAGCTTTGTTTTTAATGGCAAGCACCGTCTCACCTGCGCGGTTTTGGCAAATTGCTACCGATCCAGTTGCCCTGTCTACATACGAAGTCACATTTGTAACTGCTTTAGTAACTGCATTAATTAATGCAGTGTTTGGGACATTGATTGCTTGGGTTTTAGTTAGATTTGATTTTCCCTTAAAGCGCATCGTTGATGCAGCAATCGATCTCCCATTTGCACTGCCAACAGCAGTAGCTGGTTTGACTTTGGCAACAGTTTATAGCCAGAACGGCTGGATCGGTTCGCTACTTGCACCCTGGGGTATTCAAATTGCTTTTACACGCTGGGGTGTAGGTATAGCGATGCTATTTATCTCCTTACCGTTCGTCGTGAGGGCGGTACAGCCAGTCCTCCAGGAGATGGAAAAAGACATAGAAGAAGCCGCTTGGAGTCTCGGTGCAACTCAGCTCCAAACCTTCTGGCGCGTCATTTTGCCACCTTTATTACCTGCTCTCCTGACAGGAATTGCTTTAGGATTTTCTCGGGCAGTGGGCGAATTTGGCTCAATTGTGATTGTTGCTGCAAATATTCCCTTTAGAGATTTAATTACATCTGTATTAGTTTTTCAGCGCCTAGAACAATATGACTATGCTGGCGCAACAGTTTTAGGTACAGTCTTGTTAGCAATTTCGCTGTTGGTTTTAGTAGGCATTAACGTTATACAAGCTTGGAGAAAACGGTATGAGTCTTAG
- a CDS encoding sulfate ABC transporter substrate-binding protein, whose amino-acid sequence MRLRQSILGLRASWRKFVALFLVGVGLSVTVASCAGGNQTAGGGANGGGNVELTLVSYAVTRAAYEKIIPQFTQQWQQEHNQNVTFNQSYGGSGSQARAVIDGLEADVVALALALDTERIEEAGLIQSGWETEAPNNAIVHKSVAALVTRDGNPKNVQNWADLARDDVSVITANPKTSGGARWNFLALWGSVTQTGGNDDQALELTRNVYQNAPVLPRDAREATDVFFKQGQGDVLINYENEMILAGLNNQNLPYVVPEVNISIDNPIAVVDTNVDKHGTREVAEAFVEFLFTPEAQREFARVGFRPVDPTVAEEVAQQYPQIDTLFTAQDMGGWDQIQQRFFDDGAIFDQIQAGIRR is encoded by the coding sequence ATGAGGTTGCGGCAAAGTATTCTAGGGTTAAGAGCATCCTGGAGGAAGTTCGTTGCATTATTTTTGGTAGGAGTCGGATTAAGTGTAACAGTCGCATCCTGTGCTGGTGGTAATCAAACTGCTGGAGGTGGTGCTAACGGTGGTGGAAATGTTGAGTTAACGCTTGTTTCTTACGCTGTCACCAGAGCGGCCTACGAAAAAATTATTCCGCAGTTCACGCAACAATGGCAGCAAGAACACAATCAAAACGTTACTTTTAACCAAAGCTACGGTGGTTCTGGTTCGCAAGCTCGTGCTGTCATTGATGGTTTAGAAGCAGATGTAGTAGCTTTAGCTTTAGCACTAGATACTGAAAGAATAGAAGAAGCTGGCTTAATTCAATCAGGCTGGGAAACTGAAGCACCCAACAATGCGATTGTACATAAATCTGTTGCTGCTTTAGTTACACGCGATGGTAATCCTAAAAACGTCCAAAATTGGGCAGACTTAGCAAGAGATGACGTCAGCGTCATTACAGCTAACCCCAAAACCTCTGGTGGTGCTAGATGGAACTTTCTTGCCCTATGGGGTTCTGTAACCCAAACAGGTGGAAATGACGATCAAGCCCTTGAATTAACCCGCAACGTTTATCAGAATGCGCCTGTACTGCCTAGAGACGCCCGTGAAGCGACTGATGTGTTCTTTAAGCAAGGACAAGGAGACGTCCTGATTAACTACGAAAATGAAATGATTCTGGCTGGCTTGAATAACCAAAATCTACCTTACGTTGTCCCAGAGGTGAATATTTCTATCGACAACCCCATTGCTGTTGTGGATACCAATGTTGATAAACACGGAACACGGGAAGTTGCAGAAGCCTTTGTAGAATTCTTGTTTACTCCCGAAGCACAGCGTGAATTTGCCAGAGTAGGGTTTCGGCCAGTTGATCCAACAGTAGCAGAAGAAGTCGCTCAACAGTATCCCCAAATTGATACTCTTTTCACTGCCCAAGATATGGGTGGATGGGATCAAATCCAACAGAGATTTTTTGATGACGGTGCCATTTTTGACCAGATTCAAGCAGGTATCAGAAGATAA
- a CDS encoding DUF6887 family protein: MNKPNFKTMSRAELRAYIVATHDDEAIYELFVNRRDPNAKKYPAPLDETGIKIMEEAFRRKIQGESEL; this comes from the coding sequence ATGAACAAACCTAACTTTAAAACAATGAGTAGGGCTGAACTAAGAGCTTATATCGTCGCTACTCATGATGATGAAGCAATTTACGAGTTATTTGTGAATCGTCGCGATCCTAATGCCAAAAAGTATCCAGCACCTTTGGATGAAACAGGGATCAAAATTATGGAAGAAGCTTTTCGCCGCAAAATTCAGGGCGAATCAGAACTATAG
- a CDS encoding DUF6888 family protein: MLSNCFQPIHLFRYDDSTGRVFMIAGVTENLEIVVYSNGFWEFADEQT, encoded by the coding sequence ATGCTTTCTAACTGCTTCCAGCCTATTCATTTATTTCGCTACGATGACAGCACTGGAAGAGTATTTATGATAGCTGGAGTCACTGAAAATCTTGAAATCGTCGTTTATAGCAACGGGTTTTGGGAGTTTGCTGATGAACAAACCTAA